A single genomic interval of Saccharothrix saharensis harbors:
- a CDS encoding thiopeptide-type bacteriocin biosynthesis protein: MTWTSVHVRLSWSVADVDAFITDVLAPELDGHRAAGRLSDWFFVRYWETGPHLRVRARDVTADLVGRLRALVAQADHPVRDHSVGGLPHGDVRETPYEPEVARYGGPEALPAAEEVFCRSTEVAVAVLRSAGSRFTAAVELMMATAVALKMDRVEAASWLRALATGWRQAHEPVAPPGVGSHTAARAVHEARAAHLAARWDRLEAGATGAVGYWVDRVRAADLPRHVWASQLHMLCNRLGLSPEEERTACRLVAMTAEAPDGPTPFHEDGATAPDRRYLAASRFHPGVPDQGPRSAGVTSPTLPWWPDVPLPEPAPVPGALVDALATRHTARGAELAGPLDAGQLATLLWTAQGALPDGRRPYPSAGARHSARLRVVAWRVTGLEPGVYEVDEARRTLVRVAAAPPVDDVRAASMWFGDGEGRVDPATTPAVLGLYARVGALRKAYGLRALRLAFTEAGHLAQNLALVAASTGLALGVLGGFYDDVAHDVLCLDGVDDALVYLMPLAATG; the protein is encoded by the coding sequence ATGACGTGGACCAGCGTGCACGTGCGGCTGTCGTGGTCGGTGGCGGACGTCGACGCGTTCATCACCGACGTCCTCGCGCCGGAGCTGGACGGCCACCGCGCGGCGGGCCGCCTCTCGGACTGGTTCTTCGTGCGCTACTGGGAAACCGGACCGCACCTGCGCGTCCGGGCGCGGGACGTGACCGCGGACCTGGTCGGTCGGTTGCGCGCGCTGGTCGCGCAGGCCGATCACCCGGTGCGCGACCACTCGGTGGGCGGGCTGCCGCACGGTGACGTCCGCGAGACGCCGTACGAGCCGGAAGTGGCGCGGTACGGCGGCCCGGAGGCGTTGCCCGCGGCCGAGGAGGTGTTCTGCCGCAGCACGGAGGTGGCGGTGGCCGTGCTGCGGTCGGCGGGGTCGAGGTTCACCGCGGCCGTGGAGCTGATGATGGCCACCGCGGTCGCGTTGAAGATGGACCGGGTGGAGGCGGCGTCGTGGCTGCGGGCCCTCGCGACGGGGTGGCGGCAGGCGCACGAGCCCGTCGCGCCGCCCGGCGTCGGCTCCCACACCGCCGCCCGCGCCGTCCACGAGGCCCGCGCCGCCCACCTCGCCGCGCGGTGGGACCGGCTCGAAGCGGGGGCGACGGGCGCGGTCGGGTACTGGGTGGACCGGGTGCGGGCGGCGGACCTGCCCCGGCACGTCTGGGCGTCACAACTGCACATGCTGTGCAACCGGCTCGGTCTGAGCCCCGAGGAGGAGCGCACCGCCTGCCGGCTGGTGGCGATGACGGCCGAAGCGCCCGACGGGCCGACGCCGTTCCACGAGGACGGCGCGACCGCGCCCGACCGGCGTTACCTGGCGGCCAGCAGGTTCCACCCCGGTGTGCCGGACCAGGGGCCGCGCAGCGCCGGCGTCACGTCGCCGACCCTGCCGTGGTGGCCGGACGTGCCGCTGCCGGAGCCCGCCCCCGTGCCGGGCGCCCTGGTCGACGCGCTCGCCACCCGGCACACCGCACGCGGCGCCGAACTGGCCGGTCCGCTGGACGCCGGGCAGTTGGCGACGCTGCTGTGGACCGCGCAGGGCGCTCTCCCGGACGGGAGACGGCCGTACCCGAGCGCCGGTGCGCGGCACAGCGCGCGGCTGCGGGTGGTGGCGTGGCGGGTGACCGGCCTGGAGCCGGGCGTGTACGAGGTGGACGAGGCGCGCCGGACGCTGGTCCGCGTCGCCGCCGCGCCGCCGGTGGACGACGTGCGCGCCGCTTCGATGTGGTTCGGCGACGGCGAGGGTCGGGTCGACCCGGCCACGACGCCCGCGGTGCTGGGCCTCTACGCGCGGGTCGGCGCGCTGCGGAAGGCGTACGGCCTGCGGGCGTTGCGGTTGGCGTTCACCGAAGCGGGGCACCTGGCGCAGAACCTCGCGCTGGTCGCGGCGTCGACGGGCCTGGCACTGGGCGTGCTCGGCGGTTTCTACGACGACGTGGCGCACGACGTGCTCTGCCTGGACGGCGTGGACGACGCGCTGGTCTACCTCATGCCGCTGGCGGCGACGGGGTGA